In Amaranthus tricolor cultivar Red isolate AtriRed21 chromosome 3, ASM2621246v1, whole genome shotgun sequence, a single window of DNA contains:
- the LOC130808417 gene encoding uncharacterized protein LOC130808417, which produces MGLRVIPVDVYKFEVDEDDETYVVNLQTMKCNCYKWNLLEIPCTQAMACISRRKLDFVPYVNEAYYVSTHVKTYSPIFHGMPGHKQWSSSTVARPLPTPFRNMPGRPSKKKRKPEADEGRDGKKKKEILVSRGKKNKCANCGNFGHYKKTCKNPPKPTTSAPNAKVGRLSKRSDRNQSRLSLISSQQSSISNQLCD; this is translated from the coding sequence ATGGGTTTAAGGGTGATACCGGTTGATGTGTATAAATTTGAagtggatgaagatgatgaaacaTACGTGGTTAACCTACAAACTATGAAATGCAATTGCTACAAGTGGAATTTATTAGAAATACCATGTACACAAGCAATGGCTTGTATCTCGAGAAGGAAATTAGATTTTGTTCCTTATGTCAATGAAGCATATTATGTAAGTACGCATGTTAAAACATATTCTCCAATATTTCATGGTATGCCTGGGCATAAACAATGGTCATCAAGTACAGTAGCTAGGCCTCTTCCTACACCTTTTAGAAATATGCCAGGGAGGCCgtcaaagaagaaaagaaagccAGAAGCTGATGAGGGTAGGGAtggtaaaaagaaaaaggaaattttGGTTAGTAGGGGAAAGAAGAATAAATGTGCAAATTGTGGTAACTTCGGGCATTACAAGAAAACTTGTAAGAATCCACCTAAGCCTACTACAAGCGCACCGAATGCCAAGGTAGGTAGACTAAGTAAAAGGTCTGACAGGAATCAATCTAGGCTTTCTCTCATTTCCAGTCAACAATCAAGCATTTCCAATCAACTTTGCGATTAA
- the LOC130808416 gene encoding uncharacterized protein LOC130808416: MAAFDGTSWPEEHLMAYKNLMLLYTTNPALWCKFFPTTLTGVALTWYTSLPGRSIHTFAQLESEFLGHFVESRRQEKSNFHLLSITQLEEESISSYLRKFHEAMLEVTDMEESVALNTLINRMKAQRLKFQLVESQVKTYAEAMKQCQSYVTASEICQAHDPKKRRSEKKDPISSNHSSRSREEHSSTRDRNYLSRRPEPPSDMGPPRSRQYMSQKRSPERGIY, from the coding sequence atggcggccttcgatggaacATCCTGGCCCGAGGAACACTTGATGGCATACAAAAACTTGATGTTGCTGTACACCACCAACCCAGCATTGTGGTGcaaattcttcccaactactctcaCAGGAGTAGCCTTGACGTGGTACACCTCTCTTCCAGGGAGAAGTATCCACACCTTTGCCCAATTAGAGAGCGAATTCCTGGGTCACTTTGTGGAAtccagaaggcaggagaaatcaaacttccatttgCTTAGCATAACGCAACTGGAAGAGGAATCCATATCATCGTATCTGAGGAAATTTCATGAGGCAATGCTGGAGGTAACGGATATGGAAGAATCAGTCGCCTTAAACACCCTAATCAACagaatgaaggctcaaaggctcaAGTTCCAATTGGTCgagagtcaagtgaagacatacgcggaggccatgaagcagtGTCAAAGCTACGTCACGGCTTCCgagatatgtcaggcacatgaccccAAAAAACGAAGGTCAGAAAAAAAGGATCCAATATCCTCCAATCATTCCTCAAGGAGCAGAGAGGAACATTCATCAACGAGGGATAGAAACTACTTGTCGCGTCGTCCAGAACCTCCGTCAGATATGGGGCCTCCACGATCCAGACAATATATGTCGCAGAAGAGGAGTCCAGAACGCGGAATCTACTAG